The Deinococcus arcticus genome segment AGATAGACCGCCCGGCTGATCAGCGTGGCCAGGGCGACCGTGGCTTCCGGACTGGTCACGGCTACATGCTTCAGACCAACATAGTTGAGCAGCGAATTCAAGCCCAAGCAACCGATCAACAAGGGCAGGGCCACACTGCTGCTAATGCGGATACGCACCAGCATGTCAAATTGACGGGTAATCAGGATCAGAAACAAGCCAAAGATCGTGATGTCCAGATTGTTTGTCAGAACGTCGTATTGCTGGGCATTGAGAAACGTTGAAAAAAGTGGCCGGAGTGCGAGTAGATAGACAGCAACGCCTAGCGTGCACATCAGGGCCGTGTAAACGGCTGTCGTGAAAAACGTGCCGCGCTCGATGGTGCCGTGGCCCAGGCGGTTGATGTACAACACCAGGTGGCCGGTGAGAAGACTGGCCGTGACATTCACCACGGTATCCGCGTAGCCCACCATCCCGGCAGCCAGGGTTGATACCTGCAACAGGAAGAAGAAATCAATCAGGCCGAACGAAAAAACGGAGAGATCACTGGCAAGCAGATTAGCGGAGAACCGGTAGTATTTTCTACGGGAGAACACGTCGGGTGTGTTGGAAGTTTGCGTCATGAAGAACTCAGTGGTTTAAAGTCCGCCGCACACGTGTTCGGACACTTCGACCTTATGGCCATTCAGATCGAAGAAATAGAATGACCTTGAGCCTTCATACTCAATGTAACCATTGGGCGGATCCAGCCTGACCCCTTCTTGGTGAAGATTCCAGTATGTTCCTTCGAAATCATCCACCACAAGCCCATAGTGGAAAAGCCGAGCGCCGGACACTTTTTCTTTGACGCCTTCGGTGTCCTCGACCAGCGCGAGACATACTGGCGAATCACCGGCTTTCAAGATGGTCCAGCGGTCGCCCATCCTGTTGCCCATCTGTCTGATTTGAAAGTCAAAGTGCTTCTGGTAGAAGGCGACCGCGTCTTCGAGATTACCGACCATCATTTGAACGTGATCCATATGTGTGACTTTGTTCATGCGAGCGCCTCCGAAGCCATAAAGTTGTGGTGGTGTGTAGTCAGGTGATTGTCCATTTCCAGTTGCGTCCACGCCTGTTGGAAGTGCGCCCGGTGGTCTTGGTCTTGCAAATGGTTCGAAAGCTTTAGGCCAACGGCAACAGCGGACAGGCACGTCGGGTCAGCCTGCGAAATGGTCCGCATGTCGCGGAGCGCTTCCTCATATCGTTCGAGCTTGACCAGCATCCTGCCTTTGTTGTACCGGTGGTATTGCGTGTAGGGCGCG includes the following:
- a CDS encoding VOC family protein, with the translated sequence MNKVTHMDHVQMMVGNLEDAVAFYQKHFDFQIRQMGNRMGDRWTILKAGDSPVCLALVEDTEGVKEKVSGARLFHYGLVVDDFEGTYWNLHQEGVRLDPPNGYIEYEGSRSFYFFDLNGHKVEVSEHVCGGL